Proteins from a single region of Carassius carassius chromosome 25, fCarCar2.1, whole genome shotgun sequence:
- the LOC132104060 gene encoding histone-lysine N-methyltransferase 2B-like isoform X2 translates to MKRRRPSAAAGMISSKEENEDEGGDDGGGQTQFSPTRRQPRRQVTPQSYRKLLGYDSSDTESVSSEKTKASGTQKTQSSEMATSVTAPEEATKQKRQGLYRAFWAQRRNYKSSGEHTPSSVLTQLINGCTQRGKLSQGTMNKIRVDFKEDCHIQNVWLMGGLSILTSVPIMPQFVCLLCASKGQHDMIYCQMCCEPFHLFCLPPDDRPKEENKENWCCRRCKFCHVCGRKSKQAKPVLQCKRCMYCYHPSCLGPRYPKPVKMNTSWICMLCIRCKSCGVTPGNSSDISWNHELDLCPDCSKFHSKGNFCTVCLKCFEEHEFDNSMMQCARCAHWVHPKCEGLTDDLYEILCRLRGESLVFSCAPCSKRFRSGWQDVVQEVLRNGLEKIMNGLKSSPTICHLFMCTQCEVCPDFEVVKERSNCCLHPVEKKLENGLYTSLKAFHEDVVAVMVERLRKAEHLEEQRPTSQAKLYYIKLIDQVFSWFNSQEPKTWNSHMQEFPSGMLPEAIIPPSDEHSYAQWLKEQDPENPQSKSQDLQNVNSQSFSDERQCSLCQQHGDAKPNDAGRLLYIGQNEWAHVNCCMWSAEVQDVKGALLHVHSAVARGRFMRCERCSQTGATVGCCLTSCQSNYHFMCARASNCVFQCDKKVYCYKHRDLINNKIEQSSGFEVLRRVYVDFDGISLRRKFLTGLEPESVNVMIGSLHVQKLGVLTELSANSGKLYPVGYQCSRWYWSTADPRRRCRYTCKVTAVQPSTRCKTPSTMVDQGENHTIVHSPKAHNDEDGTDSESFSPGLPPSTPSETNQYMGAGGKTPAYPHSRRPAGGMSRPLPSPGNAVSTSHHILTISDLDETRRATRRHSTRSRNASPPPVGLSGPMALRSGGLIHPRSLSFSPPVSPLGATKNLMSSTLPRRRGRPSSVSSSSITSGPSPPQATHRSPSSTLPSCVRHSPRHQQPFKTIQHKTDEVVQEFFASSGPEEAARAPSHRIPTATDKNQELLSAHFDPDTDVAVASVLNSKLEFDEALLNENVALDCDSQGGDGDTEGVCKFTTSREDLSSPLTLEMPVETDDDDVTDHYLNFSRTVVVLEPAKESAQADLSVLPNSGSISQLDGADKDSESETGEANTDDDTQEVESSFCSQDTEPLKHNGRNKGRTLGDGQLVCPRTPLANPHKTDSVDQNSQVETQNMDQVCEEQEIQEITYFQDGGNVIVDSDVSNGQEASFPEELKGTTPILYKSGDLVTTQEEVLLENESTEGLQEVFLDDTSGNFISAVDGRVLDLTEDNGAEVATDSSPVYKNEHVLNRVLSPDEKPAASVPVSSTRTINVVAPPTATKRSFVTIQPSSQLRTFQMAMPVTNSLPISMPVNVVSSSPTISVAPQGPPLAPASVVVNGFGALPKEATKGRTIAIRIATQKQVTEQSLPHCLPGTPPTPQVLLVNRAGQILVKNPLTNTYQLPSSNSPSYTQISQIAKIIHSNVLQRPVPKVIVIPVPQVQANLGKTTPMRILSYSNNNRATPPTQVLIRRIPQSYPGSQLHSISPSIQRPGSISEGGQEMAQAIHDKAMASHCEIGSPIGMSPSQSLEKRLSPESKDSFPGFHLRTKPNILSHSRPQVKIKRVSSVNDRFSIKRCRTDFLEQVDSYSQDAHSRSNRVRIKAPSIKDVLDDPDFGSLDQPKNDKSKVAKKERITPNESEPTAVQRYDKQDSAKSQCMNSKQGDSSDWAPYAGWSSDEDSLSLGKQDKCASQCQPHLHFQITSEDGFSVEADSMDVAWKAVMDGVQEARIGCRLEQFPFSGVSGARVLGVLHDAVLFLLEQLQGASLCQKHCFRFHQHETLEEELPVNPSGCARAEVYVRKSTFDMFNFLASQHRQLPESRPCDDEEDDVLLKSSRRATSTELPMAMRFRHLEKTSKEAVGVYRSAIHGRGLFCKRNIEAGEMVIEYAGNVIRAVLTDKREKYYDSKGIGCYMFRIDDFDVVDATMHGNAARFINHSCDPNCYSRVINVEGQKHIVIFALRKIYRGEELTYDYKFPIEDENSKLHCNCGARRCRRFLN, encoded by the exons ATGAAGCGGCGCCGGCCATCAGCGGCTGCTGGCATGATCAGCAGCAAAGAAGAAAACGAGGACGAAGGGGGAGATGATGGAGGAGGACAGACCCAGTTCAGCCCCACTAGGAGGCAGCCCAGGCGACAAGTCACTCCTCAGTCCTACAGAAAACTGCTGGGGTACGACTCCTCTGACACAGAGAGTGTCAGCTCTGAAAAGACAAAGGCCAGTGGGACCCAAAAGACTCAATCCAGTG AAATGGCTACTTCTGTAACTGCTCCAGAAGAGGCAACAAAGCAGAAACGGCAAGGGCTTTACAGAGCATTTTGGGCCCAACGCAGAAATTATAAG AGTTCGGGGGAGCACACGCCGTCCAGTGTCCTGACTCAACTGATTAATGGCTGCACTCAGAGGGGCAAGCTGTCACAGGGGACGATGAACAAGATTCGTGTGGACTTCAAG GAAGACTGTCACATCCAGAACGTGTGGTTGATGGGAGGATTGAGTATTCTCACTTCAGTTCCCATCATGCCCCAGTTTGTGTGTCTGCTCTGCGCCAGCAAAGGCCAGCATGAC ATGATCTACTGTCAGATGTGCTGTGAGCCTTTTCATCTTTTCTGCCTGCCACCGGACGACCGTCCTAAGGAGGAGAACAAGGAGAACTGGTGCTGCAGACGCTGCAAGTTCTGCCATGTTTGTGGCCGCAAGAGCAAGCAAGCAAAG CCAGTTTTGCAGTGCAAGAGATGCATGTATTGCTACCATCCATCCTGTTTGGGACCCAGATATCCCAAACCTGTCAAAATGAACACTTCATGG ATATGTATGCTGTGTATTAGGTGTAAGAGCTGTGGTGTGACTCCGGGGAATTCCTCAGATATATCCTGGAACCATGAGCTGGACCTCTGCCCTGACTGTAGCAAATTCCATAGCAAAG gGAACTTTTGCACTGTGTGTCTGAAGTGCTTCGAAGAACATGAGTTTGACAACAGCATGATGCAGTGTGCCCGATGTGCCCACTGGGTCCACCCCAAATGTGAGGGGCTCACAG ATGATTTGTATGAGATCCTGTGTCGTCTGCGGGGGGAAAGTCTGGTGTTCTCCTGTGCTCCCTGCAGTAAGAGATTCCGCAGCGGTTGGCAGGATGTTGTTCAGGAAGTTTTGAGGAACGGTCTGGAGAAAATCATGAATGGATTGAAGAGCTCTCCGACCATCTGCCACCTCTTCATGTGTACACAG TGTGAGGTTTGTCCAGATTTTGAGGTTGTAAAGGAAAGGTCAAACTGTTGTCTACATCCTGTAGAGAAGAAGCTGGAGAATGGCCTGTACACTTCACTG AAAGCATTTCATGAGGATGTGGTGGCAGTGATGGTGGAAAGGCTGAGAAAAGCAGAACATCTAGAGGAGCAAAGGCCCACCAGCCAAGCCAAATTGTATTATATAAAG CTAATAGATCAAGTATTTAGCTGGTTCAACAGTCAGGAACCCAAAACTTGGAACTCTCATATGCAAGAATTTCCAAG CGGTATGCTCCCCGAGGCTATAATTCCCCCCAGCGATGAACACAGTTATGCACAGTGGCTCAAAGAGCAGGATCCAGAAAACCCTCAATCGAAATCTCAAG ATCTGCAGAATGTGAACTCTCAGTCTTTCTCGGATGAAAGACAGTGCTCCCTCTGCCAGCAACATGGAGACGCCAAACCGAAT GATGCTGGTAGGCTGCTGTATATTGGACAGAACGAATGGGCTCATGTGAACTGCTGCATGTGGTCGGCTGAGGTGCAGGATGTCAAAGGAGCTTTGCTGCATGTCCACAGTGCCGTCGCCAGGGGCCGCTTCATG CGCTGTGAGCGTTGCAGCCAGACGGGGGCAACTGTGGGCTGCTGCCTTACCTCATGTCAGAGTAACTACCACTTCATGTGTGCTCGTGCCAGCAACTGTGTCTTCCAGTGTGATAAGAAAGTCTACTGTTACAAACATCGTGACCTCATAAACAACAAG ATTGAACAAAGCAGTGGTTTTGAAGTTCTCAGAAGGGTCTACGTAGATTTTGATGGAATCAGTCTGCGTAGGAAGTTTCTAACAGGCTTGGAGCCAGAGTCCGTAAATGTGATGATTG GGTCTCTACATGTACAAAAACTTGGTGTTCTGACAGAGCTGTCTGCAAATTCTGGAAAATTGTATCCAGTTGGTTACCA ATGTTCTAGATGGTATTGGAGCACTGCTGACCCTCGCAGGAGATGCCGGTACACTTGTAAAGTGACAGCGGTGCAACCATCAACACGGTGCAAAACTCCTAgcaccatggtggatcagggagAAAATCATACAATTGTACACAGTCCAAAAGCTCACAATG ATGAGGATGGCACAGATAGCGAATCATTTTCACCTGGGCTGCCCCCCAGCACCCCCTCCGAGACCAATCAGTATATGGGGGCGGGAGGTAAGACTCCTGCCTATCCACACAGCAGGAGACCAGCAGGAGGAATGTCCAGACCGTTACCTTCCCCAG GAAATGCTGTTTCCACATCCCATCACATTTTGACCATCAGTGACCTTGATGAGACACGACGTGCAACAAGGAGACATTCCACACGTAGCCGAAATGCCTCTCCTCCCCCTGTGGGACTTTCAGGCCCCATGGCTTTGCGATCAGGGGGGTTGATTCACCCTAGGTCGCTTTCATTCAGCCCCCCTGTCTCACCACTTGGTGCAACCAAGAACCTCATGAGCTCCACCTTACCTCGACGAAGAGGGAGGCCTTCCTCTGTGTCTTCCTCTAGCATCACCTCAGGACCCTCTCCACCACAAGCAACTCATCGAAGTCCCTCTTCCACTTTACCTTCATGTGTCCGCCATTCCCCAAGACATCAACAGCCTTTTAAAACGATACAGCATAAAACTGATGAGGTGGTTCAAGAGTTCTTTGCCTCATCAGGGCCAGAGGAGGCTGCACGTGCACCAAGCCACAGAATTCCCACAGCAACTGATAAGAATCAAGAACTGCTCTCTGCACACTTTGATCCAGACACAGATGTAGCGGTGGCCTCGGTATTGAATTCAAAGCTTGAATTTGATGAGGCTTTACTCAATGAAAATGTGGCTCTGGACTGTGATTCTCAAGGTGGAGATGGAGATACAGAAGGAGTCTGCAAATTCACCACTAGCAGGGAGGACTTGTCATCTCCTTTGACTTTAGAGATGCCAGTGGAaacagatgatgatgatgtcactgaCCATTATCTGAATTTCTCTCGCACAGTTGTGGTCCTTGAACCTGCCAAAGAATCAGCACAGGCAGATCTCTCTGTCCTTCCTAACTCAGGGTCCATCTCACAGCTGGATGGAGCTGACAAGGACTCAGAGAGTGAGACAGGTGAAGCCAACACAGACGATGATACTCAGGAAGTAGAAAGTAGTTTTTGTAGTCAGGATACTGAGCCATTAAAACACAATGGGCGGAACAAGGGCAGAACCCTTGGCGATGGGCAGCTTGTTTGTCCAAGAACACCTCTTGCAAATCCACATAAAACAGATTCTGTTGATCAGAATTCTCAGGTAGAGACTCAAAACATGGACCAGGTCTGTGAAGAACAGGAAATTCAGGAAATAACTTATTTTCAAGATGGTGGGAATGTAATTGTTGATTCTGACGTATCCAATGGACAAGAAGCATCATTTCCCGAAGAACTAAAAGGAACAACTCCCATCCTTTACAAAAGTGGCGATCTTGTTACGACCCAAGAAGAAGTCTTGCTTGAAAATGAATCAACGGAAGGCTTGCAAGAAGTGTTCTTGGATGACACCAGTGGGAATTTCATATCCGCTGTTGATGGCAGGGTTTTGGACTTGACAGAAGATAATGGGGCAGAGGTGGCAACTGATTCTTCACCAGTATACAAGAATGAACATGTTTTAAATAGAGTTTTGTCTCCTGATGAGAAGCCGGCAGCATCTGTGCCAGTGAGTAGTACTAGAACGATTAATGTTGTTGCACCACCTACGGCTACAAAAAGAAGTTTTGTGACCATACAACCAAGTTCCCAACTCAGAACCTTCCAGATGGCAATGCCTGTCACCAACTCTCTGCCCATTTCCATGCCTGTCAATGTTGTATCATCTTCTCCCACCATTTCAGTTGCACCACAAGGACCTCCACTTGCTCCTGCTTCGGTTGTAGTAAATGGTTTTGGAGCTCTGCCTAAGGAAGCCACTAAGGGTCGTACGATTGCCATACGCATTGCCACCCAAAAACAAGTGACTGAACAGTCTCTGCCCCACTGTTTACCTGGTACACCCCCTACGCCTCAGGTTCTTCTGGTCAACCGTGCGGGACAGATTCTAGTGAAAAACCCACTGACTAATACATATCAATTACCTAGCTCTAATTCCCCCTCCTACACCCAAATCAGCCAAATTGCGAAGATAATCCACAGCAATGTTCTCCAGCGACCCGTTCCTAAGGTTATAGTGATACCAGTGCCGCAGGTTCAGGCTAACCTCGGCAAAACCACACCAATGCGTATCTTATCTTATAGCAACAACAATCGAGCAACACCACCAACCCAAGTGCTAATCAGGAGGATTCCTCAGAGTTATCCTGGAAGCCAATTGCATAGCATCAGTCCGTCGATACAAAGACCTGGCTCGATTTCTGAAGGTGGGCAGGAGATGGCCCAGGCGATACACGATAAAGCAATGGCAAGTCACTGTGAAATAGGAAGTCCCATTGGCATGAGCCCTTCTCAGTCCCTTGAAAAACGCCTCTCacctgaatcaaaagattcattcCCTGGGTTTCATCTTCGGACTAAACCAAACATATTGTCCCACTCCAGACCTCAAGTCAAGATCAAGAGAGTGTCTTCAGTAAATGATCGATTTAGTATAAAAAGATGCAGGACGGATTTCTTGGAACAGGTGGATTCTTATTCCCAAGATGCCCACAGCAG ATCAAACCGCGTTCGAATAAAGGCCCCAAGTATAAAGGATGTGCTTGACGACCCTGATTTTGGATCTCTCGACCAGCCAAAGAACGATAAATCCAAGGTTGCAAAAAAAGAGAG AATTACTCCAAATGAATCCGAGCCCACTGCGGTGCAGAGATATGACAAACAGGACAGTGCTAAATCTCAGTGTATGAACTCCAAACAAGGTGATTCCTCAGACTGGGCCCCCTATGCAG GTTGGAGTTCAGATGAGGACTCTCTATCACTAGGCAAGCAGGATAAGTGTGCCAGTCAGTGTCAGCCCCACCTGCACTTCCAGATTACCAGTGAGGATGGCTTTAGCGTAGAAGCTGACAGCATGGATG TGGCATGGAAGGCAGTAATGGACGGTGTCCAGGAGGCACGGATAGGCTGTCGACTAGAGCAGTTCCCTTTCAGCGGGGTCAGCGGTGCCAGGGTGCTGGGTGTCCTCCATGATGCCGTGCTTTTTCTGCTGGAGCAGCTGCAGGGTGCTTCTCTCTGCCAGAAACACTGCTTCCGTTTCCACCAGCATGAAACACTGGAAGAGGAGCTGCCAGTAAACCCCAGTGGCTGTGCCCGCGCAGAGGTCTATGTGCG AAAATCTACCTTTGACATGTTCAATTTCTTGGCATCGCAACATCGTCAGCTTCCTGAGTCTAGGCCATGTGATGATGAAGAGGATGATGTTTTGCTCAAATCCAGCAG ACGAGCCACAAGTACAGAGCTGCCAATGGCTATGAGGTTCAGACACTTGGAGAAAACCTCAAAAGAGGCTGTAGGAGTTTACAG ATCTGCTATACATGGTCGTGGTCTTTTCTGTAAGAGGAACATTGAGGCTGGAGAGATGGTGATCGAGTACGCTGGCAACGTCATCCGCGCAGTTCTCACAGACAAAAGGGAGAAATACTATGACAGCAAG GGCATCGGCTGCTACATGTTTCGCATTGACGACTTTGATGTGGTGGACGCCACCATGCACGGAAACGCAGCACGATTTATAAATCACTCCTGCGACCCTAACTGTTACTCAAGAGTCATCAATGTGGAGGGCCAGAAGCACATCGTTATATTCGCCCTGCGGAAGATTTACCGTGGAGAAGAGCTTACCTATGACTACAAGTTCCCCATTGAAGATGAAAACAGCAAGTTGCACTGTAACTGTGGGGCCCGGCGCTGCCGACGCTTCCTGAATTAA